The nucleotide sequence CTACAATCAGTGCGTGTGAGGTATCTGTTTTGTGACGAAGGCTTTTTACTTTAAGCATCTTTATTCATTTTTGTTTTTTAAAATATTATAATCACTTCTAAGATTACAGGTCTTGATTTCCTATTATTTCATTCGAATCAGATATGTAAGTTATGTGGCTAATATTGTTTGCTCCAACTATAAGCTCCTTACCAATCATCACTTTACGGGCTACTGCATCTGTATACTTGAACCTAACAAAGCGTACTTTCGGCAAATCAGGATTGGTTTGATGAAACTCTTCTACTAAGTCATGCAACTTACTTACTGCTTCTCTTGATAATGACTTGACATTACTTATTCCATCAATTCCATCATGTTCCCTAGCACTATGATGATCGAGTATAGTGTACCGAACTTCACCTGATAACAATCCATTATCGCTACTACCTGTATATGGGTCATTGCCATTTGTAAAGTATTCTATTGTATTCTCATTCTCATCCATCTTTACAATCTCCTCCACCACACCATTCTTATAATTTGTTTCCGTACGTAACACATCTTGGTAGTATTCCTGTATTTGTGAGACATCACCATAAACATCATATCGTGTCCATTCCCCTACTCGTGCTCCATGTTCGTATTGACTTTTAAGCTCCGTTATTCCATCTCTATAGTAGTCATAGACAACTCCATGTAGTTTATTATTCACCAATGAGTAACGTCTTTTCACAGTTGGTCCATCACCGTAATACTCTTCTAGGTGACGAGTGGGCAGATCCTCTTCTTGCTGCTCTACTCCTCCCATATCAGCACTTTCCGAGTACGCTTCGAGATCAGCATCTCGCTCCCCACCATCTTCGCTGTTGTTCTGTTGAGTGGTTTCCGCTAGCTCCTTAATAGATGACTCAACATTGTCACATCCAAAGAGAACTATAACAGAAAATAGGGTACTTAATGTCTTCATTTTCATGAATCAATCTTTCAATGATTAATAGATGTTGGGGAAAAAATGATGTGAAGTATCGAAGCAGGCTGTTGCATAAGCCCCTGCTCATAATACAAATCTAACGAGCTTTGGGTGCATTTATGCGCCCAACATCCACTTTTGGGGTGGGGAGCTTGCTGGGGTGAAGAATCCAGCAGGCGTTAAACTTTTCGGGGCTCACCTACGCTCCTTGCGGGTGACTAAAGGATGGAGCCAGCAAATGTTAGCTGATGTCGCTAACGTGGAGAAATCCACCATCAAGCGCATCGAAACCGCAGCGTTCAGTCCTACGCTAGATGTACTGATTTCCTTGTGTCGGGCACTTGAGCTGGAAATGGGCGACTTTATGAGTTGCGCTGATATCACACAAGTGGATTCTAGCATATGATATAGTGATGTGCATGGTCACATTATTATTATAGCAAGCTTCGCAGCAAGTATAGAGCAATACTAACACAAATTCTACTTAGCAACATACTATTTTTACACCGATTACTG is from Hymenobacter yonginensis and encodes:
- a CDS encoding toxin-antitoxin system YwqK family antitoxin, yielding MKTLSTLFSVIVLFGCDNVESSIKELAETTQQNNSEDGGERDADLEAYSESADMGGVEQQEEDLPTRHLEEYYGDGPTVKRRYSLVNNKLHGVVYDYYRDGITELKSQYEHGARVGEWTRYDVYGDVSQIQEYYQDVLRTETNYKNGVVEEIVKMDENENTIEYFTNGNDPYTGSSDNGLLSGEVRYTILDHHSAREHDGIDGISNVKSLSREAVSKLHDLVEEFHQTNPDLPKVRFVRFKYTDAVARKVMIGKELIVGANNISHITYISDSNEIIGNQDL
- a CDS encoding helix-turn-helix domain-containing protein, producing MKNPAGVKLFGAHLRSLRVTKGWSQQMLADVANVEKSTIKRIETAAFSPTLDVLISLCRALELEMGDFMSCADITQVDSSI